Genomic DNA from Modestobacter versicolor:
CTGGCCCGCGAGCAGCAGGCCGCGTTCGCCGGCCGCGAGGTGCACGTGACCAGCCCGCAGGGCCGCTTCGCCGGGCAGGCCGAGCTGCTCGACGGCCGGGTGCTCGACGAGGTCACGTCCTACGGCAAGCACCTGTTCGCGTTCTTCGGCCCGGACGTCGTCCACGTGCACCTGGGCCTGTACGGGAAGTTCACCTCCGGTACGGGGCTGCCGCCCGTCCCCCGGGGCGCCCTCCGGATGCGCTGGGAGGGCCCGGGCGAGGACGGCGAGGGCGTGTGGACCGACCTGCGCGGCGCCACCGCCTGCGACCTGATCACCGACGGCGAGGTGCAGCTGATCCTCGACCGGCTGGGCCCCGACCCGCTGCGCAAGCGCTCGGACCCGGCCAGGGCGTTCGCCCGGATCTCCCGCAGCAGGGTCGCGATCGGCGCGCTGCTCATGGACCAGGCCGTGCTCGCCGGGGTCGGCAACGTCTACCGGGCGGAGGTCCTGTTCCGGCAGCGGATGAGCCCGTTCCGCCCCGGCCGGGGGGTCGACGCGGCCAGCTGGGAGGCGATGTGGGCCGACCTCGTCGTCCTGATGCGCGCCGGGGTCAAGGCGGGCCGGATCGTGACCACCGAGCGCGCCGACCGGGACCGCAGGCGTGGCCCGGCGCTCCGGGAGGACGCCCACTACGTCTACCGGCGCACCGGGCTGCCGTGCCGGATCTGCGGCACGGAGGTGCGCACCGAGGTCATGGTCGGCCGCAACCTCTTCTGGTGCCCGACCTGCCAGGCGGTGTGACCGGCCCGCCGGTCGGGCACCGGCGGGCCACCACCGGCTAGAGGGCGCCCTTGGTGGAGTCGCCGGCCGGCAGGGCGGTGAGCATCCGGACGCCGATCGGCTCGGTCAGGTCCTCCTTGATCCCCTCGGCGAGCTGGTTGAACGTCTCGCCGGCACCGTGCGCCTTGACGTCGTCCTGGCTCGCCCAGCGCTCGATCATCACGAACCCGTAGCCGTCCTCGTGCAGCGCGTACAGCTCGCAGCCGGCCTCCTCGTGCACCTTCGGGATGGCCGCGGTGATCGCCTCACGGACGGCGTCGGCCCGGCCAGGCTTGGGCGAGATGGTGGCGACGATCAGGATGGACACGAAGGCTCCTCAGCGGTGGTCGGGCACGGCTGCCCGGGTTCACCCTGGCGCCTACCCGTCCTGGGGACGACGATGCGGGCGTGGCCGAACCCGTGGTGCCCGCCCGCCGCCCGCTGCGGGTCGCCGTGGTCGGCGCAGGGCCGGCGGGCATCTACGCCGCCGACGCCCTCGCGGGGCAGGACGACGTCCCGGTCGCCGTCGACCTGGTCGACCGGCTGCCCACCCCGTTCGGCCTGGTGCGGCACGGCATCGCCCCGGACCACCTCAAGATGCGCGCGCTGCGCGAGACGCTGCACCACACCCTGGACCACGAGCGGGTGCGGTTCGTCGGCAACGTCGAGATCGGCACCGACCTGTCGCTCGAGGAGCTGCGCCGGCACGTCGATGCCGTCGTCTACACCTACGGCGCGGCCGGTGACCGCAAGCTCGGCATCCCCGGCGAGGAGCTGCCCGGCAGCCTGGCCGCCACCGACGTCGTCGCCTGGTACTGCGGGCACCCCGACGCCGACCGGGCACGGGTCGAGCAGGCCGTCGTCCGGGCCCGGGACGTCGTGGTCGTCGGCGTGGGCAACGTCGCGCTGGACGTCGCCCGGGTGCTGGCCCGCTCCCCCGCCGAGCTGCACCCCACCGAGATGCCGCAGCACGTGCTGGACACCCTCGCCGCCGCCCCGGTGGAACGGGTGACCGTGCTGGGCCGTCGCGGCCCCGCGCAGGCCAGCTTCACCACCCAGGAGCTGCGCGAGCTCGGCCACCTCGCCGCGGCCACCGTGCTCGTCGACCCGGCCGACCTGGCACCGGACCCGGCCACCGACGCGCTGGCCGCCGAGGACCGGCACGTCGCCCGCAACCTCGCCGCGCTCGCCGACTACGCCGGGCACGAGGCAGCGCCGGGCACGGTGAGCCTGCGGCTGCGCTTCCGCGCCCGGCCGGTGCGGCTGCTCGGCACCGACCGGGTCACCGGCGTCGAGGTGGAGCGCACGACCGTCGACCACGAGGGCCGGGCGGTCGGCACCGGCGAGCTCGACGTCGTCCCCGCCGACCTGGTGGTGCGCTCGGTCGGCTACCACGGGCACGCGCTGCCCGGGCTGCCGCTGGACGGCGGCACGGTGCCGCACCAGGCCGGCCGGGTGCTCCGGGACGGCGTCCCGAGCACCGGCGAGTACGTCGCCGGCTGGATCAAGCGCGGCCCGACCGGCGTCGTCGGCACCAACAAGCACGACGCCCGGGAGACCGTCGCGTCGCTGCTCGCCGACGTCGCGTCCGGGGTGCTCCGGCCCGGCGGGGACGACGACTGGGTCGACACCCTGCTGGCGCGCGGCGGTCACCCGGTGCTGCTGGCCGACTGGCGGGCCATCGACGCCGCGGAGATCGCGCTGGGCGCCGTGCACGGGCGGGCCCGCACGACGCTGCACGAGCGGGAGGCCCTGCTCGCGGCGGTGCGGGCCGCCGCTGCCGAGGTCGAGGGCTGACGGTGCTGCCGCTCGTCGCGGCCGGCGCGCTGTACGTGCTGGTCTGCGCGGTGCTCGGCGGGTCACTGCCGGAGTCGGTGCCGGTGCTGTTCGACCGGGACCTGGTCGCCAGCCGGTTCGTCGGGCGCGAGGCCTTCCTGCTGCTGGCCACCGCGGTCGGCGCGGGGGTCGCCGTGCTGACCGCCGCGGCCGTGGCCCTGGTCCGGTGGTACGCCCCGACGGCGACGGCCCGGCAGGCCGAGCTCCGCCGGCTCGTCGCGGCCGACCTGCTGCAGCTGGGCACCGCCACCCTGGTCTTCCTCAGCCTGGAGCTGGCGCTGGCATACGGCCCGGGGGACGGGGGCGGCGACCAACCCGCCTCGATGGCCGTGACCGACGTCGTGCACCGGCTGCCGTCCGCCGCGGTCGTGGCGCTGGTGGCCCACCTGGTCTGGCTCCTGTGGTGGGCCGGCTGGCGGCTGCCCCGCCGCTACCGCCGACCCGCTGCCCGTACGGCAGACTCGGTCACGTGAGCGGCCCCGTGCAGACCTCCCCCGCTACCACGATGATCTCCTTCGCCCGTGGTGCCCCGTCCACCGACATCGTCGACGTCGAGGGCCTCAAGCAGGCCGCCGTCACCGCGTTCGACACCGACCCCGCGGGGATGACCGGGTACGGGACGGCGGTCGGCTACGTGCCGCTGCGCAGGTGGATCGCCGAGAAGCACGGCGTGCCGGTCGAGCACGTGCTGGTCACCAACGGCTCGATGCAGGCCGACGCGTTCCTCTTCGACGAGCTGGCCACCCCCGGCGCCGCCGTCATCACCGAGCGGCCCACCTACGACCGCACCCTGCTCGGCCTGCGCAACCGAGGCGCCGACGTGCACCTGGTGACGCTGGAGGAGGACGGGATCGCCGTCGAGGAGGTGGCCGCCCTGCTCGAGGGCGGGCTGCGCCCGACGCTGGCCCACGTCATCCCCAACTTCCAGAACCCGGCCGGCTACACGCTCTCCCTCGCCAAGCGGGAGCGGCTGCTGGAGCTGGCTCGGGAGCACGGGTTCGTGCTGTTCGAGGACGACCCGTACGTCGACATCCGGTTCAGCGGGGAGCCGCTGCCGCGGATGCTGGAGCTCGACGGCGGGGCGGCCAGCGAGCACGTCGTCTACGCCTCGTCGTTCTCCAAGACCGTGTGCCCGGGCATCCGGGTCGGCTACCTGGTCGGCCCGCCCGCGCTGATCAAGAAGATCCAGGTGCGGGCCACCAACACCTACATCGCGCCGAACATGGTCGCCCAGGGCACCGTCTACGCCTACCTGCAGGGCGAGCGGTTCCCGGCGGCGCTGGAGCGGGTGAAGCAGGCGCTGGCCGAGCGGGTCGGGCTGCTCGACCAGGCGCTGCGCGCGCACCTGCCGCAGGCGACCTTCCGCCGTCCCGAGGGCGGCTACTTCCTGTGGGTGTCGCTGCCCGAGGGCGAGGGCCACGACGTCGCCCGGATCACCACCGAGGCCGCCGCCCGCGGGGTCGCCATCGTGCCGGGCACCGACTTCCTGCTGGAGGGCGGCGAGAACTCCTTCCGGCTCGCCTACTCCGCGGTGCAGCCCGGCGACGTCGACGAGGGCGTGCGCCGGCTGGCCGAGGCCATCGAGGCCGCGCGGGCCCAGGCCTGATCCACCGCGGGCACAGGAACCGCACCAGCGAGGGACGGACGGGTCTGCCTGCCACGATGCCCGCGTGGACACCTTCACGGAGATCGCCGACGAGCGCCGTCAGCTCGCTGCCCTGCTGTCGGGGCTGACCGGTGAGCAGCGGGCGACGCAGAGCCTGTGCAGCGCGTGGACCGTGCACGACGTGGTCGCGCACCTGGTGCTGCCCCTGGAGGTGAGCACCCCCAAGTTCGTCCTCGCCGTGCTGGCGTGCCGTGGCGACTTCGACCGGGCGAACGTCCGGCTGACCGGCGAGCAGGCGCGCCGCCCCTTCGACGACCTCGTCGAGGTGCTGCGCCGCAAGGCCGACTCGCGGTTCACCCCACCGGGGTCCGGTCCGGAGGCGCCCCTGACCGACCTGCTCGTGCACGGCCTGGACATCCGCTGGCCGCTGGGACTGGCGCGCGACGTCCCCCCGGAACGCCTGCGGACGTCGCTGACCCACCTGACCACCGCGCGGGTGAGCGGCGTGGTGCCCAAGGGCGCGCTGAGCGGGTTGCGCTTCGAGGCGGACGACGTCGACTGGGCTCGCGGCAGCGGTCCCACCGTGCGCGGCAGAGCCGAGGCCCTGCTGCTGGCGATGACCGGCCGCACCGCCGCGCTCGGTCACCTGAGC
This window encodes:
- a CDS encoding Fpg/Nei family DNA glycosylase gives rise to the protein MPEGHTLFRLAREQQAAFAGREVHVTSPQGRFAGQAELLDGRVLDEVTSYGKHLFAFFGPDVVHVHLGLYGKFTSGTGLPPVPRGALRMRWEGPGEDGEGVWTDLRGATACDLITDGEVQLILDRLGPDPLRKRSDPARAFARISRSRVAIGALLMDQAVLAGVGNVYRAEVLFRQRMSPFRPGRGVDAASWEAMWADLVVLMRAGVKAGRIVTTERADRDRRRGPALREDAHYVYRRTGLPCRICGTEVRTEVMVGRNLFWCPTCQAV
- a CDS encoding putative quinol monooxygenase; protein product: MSILIVATISPKPGRADAVREAITAAIPKVHEEAGCELYALHEDGYGFVMIERWASQDDVKAHGAGETFNQLAEGIKEDLTEPIGVRMLTALPAGDSTKGAL
- a CDS encoding FAD-dependent oxidoreductase, whose protein sequence is MAEPVVPARRPLRVAVVGAGPAGIYAADALAGQDDVPVAVDLVDRLPTPFGLVRHGIAPDHLKMRALRETLHHTLDHERVRFVGNVEIGTDLSLEELRRHVDAVVYTYGAAGDRKLGIPGEELPGSLAATDVVAWYCGHPDADRARVEQAVVRARDVVVVGVGNVALDVARVLARSPAELHPTEMPQHVLDTLAAAPVERVTVLGRRGPAQASFTTQELRELGHLAAATVLVDPADLAPDPATDALAAEDRHVARNLAALADYAGHEAAPGTVSLRLRFRARPVRLLGTDRVTGVEVERTTVDHEGRAVGTGELDVVPADLVVRSVGYHGHALPGLPLDGGTVPHQAGRVLRDGVPSTGEYVAGWIKRGPTGVVGTNKHDARETVASLLADVASGVLRPGGDDDWVDTLLARGGHPVLLADWRAIDAAEIALGAVHGRARTTLHEREALLAAVRAAAAEVEG
- a CDS encoding PLP-dependent aminotransferase family protein, with translation MSGPVQTSPATTMISFARGAPSTDIVDVEGLKQAAVTAFDTDPAGMTGYGTAVGYVPLRRWIAEKHGVPVEHVLVTNGSMQADAFLFDELATPGAAVITERPTYDRTLLGLRNRGADVHLVTLEEDGIAVEEVAALLEGGLRPTLAHVIPNFQNPAGYTLSLAKRERLLELAREHGFVLFEDDPYVDIRFSGEPLPRMLELDGGAASEHVVYASSFSKTVCPGIRVGYLVGPPALIKKIQVRATNTYIAPNMVAQGTVYAYLQGERFPAALERVKQALAERVGLLDQALRAHLPQATFRRPEGGYFLWVSLPEGEGHDVARITTEAAARGVAIVPGTDFLLEGGENSFRLAYSAVQPGDVDEGVRRLAEAIEAARAQA
- a CDS encoding maleylpyruvate isomerase family mycothiol-dependent enzyme, coding for MDTFTEIADERRQLAALLSGLTGEQRATQSLCSAWTVHDVVAHLVLPLEVSTPKFVLAVLACRGDFDRANVRLTGEQARRPFDDLVEVLRRKADSRFTPPGSGPEAPLTDLLVHGLDIRWPLGLARDVPPERLRTSLTHLTTARVSGVVPKGALSGLRFEADDVDWARGSGPTVRGRAEALLLAMTGRTAALGHLSGVGVPVLRGRLA